One region of Pseudomonas sp. ABC1 genomic DNA includes:
- a CDS encoding DUF2523 domain-containing protein: MPAFVVTILLSIVGHLAARVLWSLGVGIATYTGLGWIVDQIETLIRTSYNGALAGIPQIMSLMGFDHAISIIFAAVSVRMTLMGLSAMSDTIKSWTFT, from the coding sequence ATGCCTGCTTTTGTCGTAACCATCCTGCTGTCCATCGTTGGCCATCTTGCCGCTCGCGTCCTGTGGTCTCTGGGCGTCGGCATTGCTACCTATACCGGCCTCGGCTGGATCGTCGATCAGATCGAAACCCTTATTCGAACGTCCTACAACGGCGCACTGGCGGGCATTCCTCAAATCATGTCGCTGATGGGCTTCGACCATGCGATCTCCATCATCTTCGCCGCTGTCAGTGTTCGAATGACACTGATGGGCCTGAGTGCCATGTCTGACACCATCAAGAGTTGGACCTTCACCTGA
- a CDS encoding major capsid protein: MKNVQKLLARAGVAAAAAVPAVSFAAVDVTEALAELSGGTAAVAALGGAALVIIAAAAVFRLVRRAV, translated from the coding sequence ATGAAAAACGTTCAAAAGCTGTTGGCTCGTGCTGGTGTGGCTGCTGCTGCCGCCGTTCCTGCTGTTTCCTTCGCTGCGGTCGATGTTACCGAAGCTCTGGCTGAACTGTCTGGCGGTACCGCTGCGGTTGCCGCTCTCGGCGGTGCCGCCCTGGTCATCATCGCTGCTGCTGCCGTGTTCCGCCTGGTTCGCCGGGCCGTCTAA
- a CDS encoding virulence factor TspB C-terminal domain-related protein, which translates to MREHFFSTPMEVCQAYLPQFPGSTIEMSDDNGMALTCSFGKPDPYSSSMIILGYRTVFKEDCGKEAWDMHNPDRLVNLRGENGIIIKDSSGRLYVAAPEQSGTNACYLGCSYTYKSRSDCYSSAPGIGFCNFTAAPTSKLCLTIPGKQFDGAQQGMPVDYDWSNHNPGGNTGGGDTGGGNTGGGNTGGGNNSGGNTGGGNSGGGNNGGGSDSGGNNSGGSNGGPSEVTGNWATSADVNNLSSKLLSSLGSILSEIKSNSPGVVPDSKIDGEQYSGVLRSMGSLESAVSQSSSQITNQIANNATLISHYSNQIVDSLSNQTQQLTRELSQHTAQVSGALNGQTGQLAGALGALVDISGKTLGAVEKIASSNGDPGEAGEGEGNGKESSASVESCSTFSCKGDAVQCAMLRRQHENACLAQGVADEWRNAGGNSMQAVQGVLNGDPNGKVEEKNGGDLRAAFSNIGGWGSASCPPPLYARFTLAGRPITIEWSYEPLCQLAIYLRPVIILLAYLLALRIIMRRDK; encoded by the coding sequence GTGAGAGAACATTTCTTTTCAACGCCGATGGAAGTTTGCCAAGCTTATTTGCCTCAATTCCCTGGCTCGACAATAGAGATGTCTGACGACAACGGCATGGCTCTTACCTGTAGTTTTGGAAAGCCTGACCCCTACTCAAGCAGCATGATTATTTTGGGCTACAGAACAGTCTTTAAGGAGGATTGCGGCAAAGAAGCATGGGATATGCATAATCCTGACCGTCTCGTTAACTTGCGTGGTGAGAACGGCATCATCATCAAAGATAGCTCAGGGCGCCTTTATGTTGCCGCACCAGAGCAGTCAGGGACTAATGCCTGTTACCTTGGATGTTCTTATACATATAAAAGTCGCTCAGATTGCTACTCGTCTGCCCCAGGAATTGGATTTTGCAATTTTACTGCCGCTCCGACCAGCAAGTTATGCCTGACTATTCCAGGCAAACAATTCGATGGGGCCCAGCAAGGTATGCCGGTCGATTACGACTGGTCCAATCACAACCCAGGTGGAAATACCGGGGGCGGTGATACGGGTGGCGGTAATACCGGGGGTGGAAATACCGGTGGTGGCAATAACAGCGGTGGAAATACGGGTGGCGGTAACTCAGGCGGTGGTAATAACGGCGGCGGCAGTGACAGCGGTGGAAACAATAGTGGTGGCAGTAATGGCGGGCCATCCGAGGTGACGGGTAACTGGGCTACTTCTGCGGACGTTAATAACCTTAGCAGCAAGCTGCTTTCTTCACTGGGCTCTATTTTATCTGAGATAAAAAGCAATAGCCCGGGGGTGGTGCCTGACTCTAAGATAGACGGCGAGCAGTACAGCGGAGTTCTTCGCTCAATGGGCTCTCTTGAAAGCGCGGTTTCACAATCCTCATCCCAGATCACCAACCAGATTGCAAATAATGCAACCTTAATATCACACTATTCAAATCAGATTGTTGACTCATTAAGCAATCAAACTCAGCAACTCACTCGTGAATTAAGCCAGCATACAGCCCAAGTCTCTGGGGCGCTGAATGGGCAAACTGGTCAACTTGCGGGCGCACTCGGTGCGCTGGTTGATATATCCGGTAAAACCTTGGGGGCTGTTGAAAAGATCGCATCATCCAATGGCGATCCTGGTGAAGCTGGCGAAGGTGAGGGCAATGGAAAAGAAAGCTCCGCCTCCGTAGAAAGCTGCTCGACCTTCTCCTGTAAGGGCGATGCCGTGCAATGCGCCATGTTGCGCCGCCAGCATGAAAACGCCTGCTTGGCTCAGGGCGTGGCGGATGAATGGCGTAATGCCGGTGGCAACTCCATGCAAGCCGTCCAGGGCGTTCTCAACGGCGACCCTAACGGCAAGGTTGAAGAAAAGAATGGCGGTGACCTTCGTGCCGCGTTCTCCAACATTGGCGGCTGGGGTAGTGCCTCATGCCCGCCACCGCTCTATGCCCGTTTCACGCTCGCTGGCAGGCCCATCACCATTGAATGGAGTTATGAGCCGCTGTGCCAACTGGCCATCTACCTGCGTCCGGTCATCATCCTGCTCGCTTATCTGCTGGCACTTCGCATCATCATGAGGAGGGATAAGTAA